The genomic stretch CGTCAGGCACTGCACCGAAAAGAGCAGCACGTCTTCGCCTTCCACCTTCTTGCGCAGAGACTGGTCGAAGCGGATCTCGTACAGTCCCTGCCGGAACTCCGGAGTCGACTTCAGCAGCTCGATGAACTTCGAAATGATGTCGAATTCCTTCACGCCGGTGTCCACCTGGGCGATGGCGCTGATCGTAAACACGCGGTTCTGATAGTCCAGTCCCGTCAGCGACATGGCCGGGGGCAGCACTTCGCCCAGCTTCTCCAGCCGGCGCGCCCAGAGGAAACGCTCATTTTCCAGACGCGCCAGTGCCAGCACGTCGTCCTTGGATACTTTCGTCGCCTCGCGCTTCAGACTGTCCAGCTCGAACCGGATCCGGTTCAGCTTCTGCTGGCGCGATTTGATCACATCGTTCATAGCCCCATTCTGTGCCCAGGTGAGGCTGGCGAGAACAAGGAAGACAATTGCGAACAGACCGAGCACCAGATAGGAACGACGCTCCTGCCGGCGCATGCGTACGACCGCTTCGCCTTCGCCCTTGTTCAGATTGATCGAAAAACTTTTGACCATGGGCCGCTTGTTCTCTCGTTAGATGCCCTGTGCTCGCGCTGCCAAACCCACCGCCGCCGCGAACTGCGAACGGTGCCGTACGTCCTGCGATCCTTCCACATTCACGAACGGATCAAAGGCGCGAACTTCGATTTTGAACTTCTCGTGCAGACTTTCCGCGATCTCGCGGCTCTCCGCCATGCCGCCCACCATCTCGATGCGGTGAACGAAACTCTGGCCCGTCTCCTTCACATAGTAGCGAAGCGAACGGTTGATCTCGTCGCCCAGTTTATCCAGCGCGGACTTCTCGGCCAGGGCGAACATTTCTCCGCCGCCGCCGCTCTCCGCCGCCTTCAAACCGCCGGCCGTAATGCCCTGCGACTTCTTGATATCTTCCGCTTCGGAGAACTTCACGTTCAGCTTCTTCATGACCTCTTCGGTGAAGTTGTAACCACCCACCGGCAGGTCGCGGCTGAAGAACATGTCCTTGCGGCTCAAAATCAGCAGATTGGTGCGCTTCGCGCCGATATTCAGGAACACGATCACGCCGTCATCCGGCAGTTCCGTGTGGCCGATAAACGTATTGGCCGCCGCGAGGGGCTCCAGATCGATCACGCCCGGCCGCAGTTCCGTCTCGCGCAGAATGTCCACGTGAGCGTCGAACATGCGCTTGGTCGTGGCCGCCACCAGCACGCGCACCTTGTCCGCTTCCTTGGGGTCTTCACCCAGAATCTGGTAATCCACCACAGACTCGCTGCCGTCCAGTGGCACGTGCTTGCGGGCTTCCTGCAGAATCGAGGACGCCATTTCTTCCTCGGCCATTTGCAGGGTTCGAATCTCCTTGGCCGCCTGATTCGATCCGCCGATGCAGCTTCCCAGATGCGCGACGCGCTTCGGACGCACCCCGGCTTCCTGAAACATCTCCAGCAGAAGGGGAACAACCAGCGTCTTCTTCGGGCCGTCCAGGTCAAACTTCTCCTGGCCCGCATATATGTCCCGGGAAATCGCTTTCACGAGCCGGAGCTTCCCGTGGCTGCCCTTTTCGGCCAGCACCATCTTGATGGCGTGTGAGCCAATATCGAGGCCCACCCGCAAACTGGATTTCAATGCTATCACACTCGCTCCTTTAGGCAGGAGAATACAGAATATGGAGTTCCGCGGCGCAAAGGCCGAGGGCTCCGCGGACCAGACAAATGATGTGGGGAGAATTGCTTACCGAATCGGCGGACGGGGAGCGCGGACGGAGACAGGTGAAGTCATCCGCGCTCTGAGCGGAGCAAGAAGGCAGGCCACAACGTTGCGGGAAAAATCGCGGCGCAAACCTTAATCCAGATCGGGCTCAGCCTTCCGCCCCGCGTGCGCGAGTCGTACGGATCCGGCTAACCCCTTAGTTGTAACGAACCATGTTCCAACGCTGCACTTCGTTGCGCGACTCATTAGCCTCGCCCCATTGGACAACGTTGAACAGCGCGTGACCGGCATCATCCGTTACGTGGAAGAAACAGGGCGGTTTGATGCGGTCGAAGCGCCAGTCGTAGCGGTATTGTTTGGCGTAACCGGTAGAACCGTTGGTTGAACGGTGGACATAGCCGCGGCGCTTCTGGGTGATCGAGCCGTACACGTAGATCGTGCCGCGGTCATCGCGCGCAGGCTGCGGTGGATTGCCCGTCTGGTAGACATAGCCGCTGTCGACGTCATTCTGCTGCTCGAAGGTGAAGCTCTCGCCCAGCGCCACGATGGCGGCATCGATGATAATGCTTGTCAGGTTCCGATTGTTCTGGCCCTGACCCGCACCGGCCGAGTTCTCGCGTCCATTGGCAACCGTGTTCGCCACCTTCACATCATGCTCGGAAACGATGCCGAGAACGGCCAAAGAATTGACCGGGATCTCTCCCTGTGGCCCTGCACCGGCATAAGTAATGTCATCGATCAGCCGGATGTTGTTGGAACAGCCGATGGTTACCTGACCGGTCAGACCGCTTCCCTTAAGTTCCAGTGGTCCATCAAAGAACATGCAAAGGCGTCCGACAATCGGAACCGGCTGGCGAAAGGTGGAATCAAAGGGCGTTCCAACATCCCAGGTGTCAACATATACCGTTCCACTCGCAATCGTTGTCCGGTACTGCTTGCCGGGAACGTTGTAAAACTGCCCCTGCATCGAAGCACCTTGGCGTAGGTTGTTCGCCAACTCGGGAATTTCAACGCGCGGTGCGCGGAACTGCGGCTGCGGTCCGTGGAAGCCGGGATTGTAGCCCGGTCCCCGCCAGAAGTCACACTCGGTGGTGCTAACCTGGCCATAAAACTGGGGTGTGCCCTCGATGGCGATCAGACTGTTCGAATGCACTCGGCCCTGCAGCGTGTCCGGGGTCCAGAACTTGATGCGGTCGCCAAAGGTAGTCAACTCGCAATCGGAAAGATACATGTAGTCGGCGAAATTGCGCACCTGCACATACAAAATGGCTTTGCGCTTAATCTCTTTAAAATCGTTCGCCCCCTCATGCAGCACGGGCACTCGGACCTTGCCGATGGCCGAAATCCGGAAGCGCCGGTCTTCCAGCCAGAATTGGCCCTGGTTAATGGACGGCATACCGAAGATGCTGACGTCAGAGTACCCTCCATCCGGATTGACATCCCGGCCGGGGCGTGTCACTTCACCTGTCGGCAGCTCCGTTTCCTTCTGACTGCGCAGCCACATGAAGCCTTCTTCAACAATGCCCATCTGGGCCAAATAGTATGCCTGCATGGCTGCGGCAGACTCACGGGACTGTAGCGCCTCGTCCGTGGACCAACGCATAAACGCGATGCCGGTGGCTAACAGCACAGTCGTCAATGCCGCGACGGCGACCAACACATAACCGCCCTGACGGCCTTGGGGCCTTTGTGTAAGTTTGCTGTCCATCGTGCCCTTCCCTTCGCCGGGTTAACTTCGTTCACCCACTTTTCACGATTGTCTTGATACTTCTGGCCTGAGCAGCGCTCTCGGCTGCAAAGTCCTCGCCCATGTTCCCAAGGGGAAAGCGGGCGTGAACCTCACCTCTGTGCCGCCATGCCAGTGCGCTCGAGACAAACGATGGTTGATGTGCGAATTACAGTCAACCGGCCTCGCGCCACACGCCTACCATTCGGTCAGCTTTGCCACCGCCTATATTGTGACGTCTTCCACGACGGCCCGGAAGCGGGCCGTCGTGGGGACGCTTGTCGTCAAATCGTTTCCGGACTATCCGGTGTGCGCCAGCAACGAGTCCTTGAACGCGTTGCCGTCGGTGTCCCAGTTCTTCAGGGACACCTGCGTCGAATACTGCCGCTCACGCACGTAATAGTTGCCGTACAGTCCCATGTCGCTGTTGGGGAAGGTCCCACGGTAGGTATACTGCATGGTCATGCTGATCTCCACCACACCCTGCCGCCGAATCTGATCTTCAATCGTATTCGTGCGGTACCAAGGGAAGCGGTTGAACTCCATGGTCAGCCCTTCTACCGTCATCCGGTCGCGCCGGTCAAAGGAGCGAACTTCGCCCCGGTGCGGTGCGGTCCCGATGAACCGGTACTGGCTGTGCCGGTTATCGCCCGCCCACGGCGGCACGCGTCCGCCAATCAGGATTCCCGAATTGGGATTGTAGCTGAACGTGACAAACTTGTTGTAGTCACGCATGCGGCCGAAGCGGGAGTTGCCCATCTGGCCGTTCTCTTCGAACTGATCGTCGAACATGAACTTCCAGCGGGTGTTCCGCGGACCGCCTTCAATCTGAATGCCACCCCAACTCCATGACAGGTCGTTCGTCAGCTCCTGCATGGCCGCCGCCGCGTACTGGTCCATTTCGCGTTCGGCGTTTCCGATCTTCCACTGCCGCAGCATGCTGGCATAACTCATCCATCCGCCTGCCAGCATAATTCCTGCAACCGCAACGCTGACGGCGGTGGAGACAATGGTAAACCCGCTCGCCCAACGGCGGCGCGGTTTTGCCGCACACGACGGCGACTTCTGTGTGTGTGTGCTCATGACAACGTCCCTCCCCTAAATCGGGATAATGTTTCAGCCGCACCGGTTAAAGGTCGGCGCGAACCAACACCGCCGTCTCCATTGTAATTTCGCGAATGATGCCGGCTTCATCACGAAGATTCTCGGCATAATCGCGCTCCCGCCACTGGGCATGCATCCTTAGCCGATAGAAGTCTGGTGGCTTCACCTGACCGTTATTACCCATCCGCGGACCATTCCGCGGATCGTCAACCTCTTCCACCACATCCCGGCTCACCGTTACCATCACCCGCTGCACCGACGTGCCACGCTCCGCCGCCAGATCCAGCGGCTTATCGGGGTATGTCAGCTGCCCCAGGTTGCGATCTCCGCGCGCCTCATCGACATACTGAAGCTCACCTTGGGCCTGTTCCATCATCCCGCGCAGAATATACGCGGCGGCCTTATAGTGCTCCTGCCGAATCAGCGCCTCCCGGCCGTACACCATGGCCGCTGATGTCCCGGCGGTGACAATGCCCAAAAGCAGCATTCCCACCCCGACAGACACCATGTCCGCGGTGCCTCGTTGCCATGTTCTCCTTTTCGCCATGAAACCCTCCCGCGAAAGTGAAAAACTCAAAGACTAATCGGCGAGATTGACTTCAAACAACTTCGGATTCTCCGCCACGTGGGCCGCCGTCTCACGGCTGATCATACCCTTGTGCAGCAGACGCATCAAATCCTGATCCAGACTCTGCATACCGGACTTGCCGCCGGCCTGAATCACCGAAGGAATTTGGTAGATCTTGTCTTCGCGAATCAAATTCCGGATTGCGGTGGTCGCCACCATCACCTCCGCCGCAACCACTCGTCCCTTGCCATCTTTACTCGGCAGCAGTTTCTGTGCCACTACCGCCTCCAGCGACTCGGCCAGCATCGAACGGACCTGGGTCTTTTGCGCTGCAGGGAAGATGTCGATAATACGGTCAATCGTCTTCGCCGCGCTCGAGGTATGCAGCGTCGCCAGCACCAAGTGGCCGGTTTCCGCCGCCGTCAGGGCCAGAGAGATGGTCTCCAGGTCGCGCATTTCGCCGACCAGAATCACATCCGGGTCCTCACGCAGAGCCGCGCGAAGCGCGTTCGCGAACGAGTGGGTGTTGGCACCCAACTCGCGCTGGTTCATCATGCAGTTCTTCGAATCATGGAAAAACTCGACCGGATCTTCGATCGTGATGATGTGCAGTTCTTTGTATTCGTTGATCCAGTCAATCATGGTAGCCAGGGTGGTCGTCTTGCCCGAGCCCGTCGGCCCCGTCAGCAATACCAGACCACGGTCCCGGCCAGCCAGGTCGCGAAGCGCCTCCGGCAACCCCAACTCTTCAAACGTGCGAATATCCGAAGGAATCGTACGGAAAACTGCGCCCATGCCGTTGATCTGCTGGAACACGTTCACACGGAAACGCGCGATCTGCTCGAGCTTCGCCGAGAAGTCGATTTCTTTCATCTCCTCGAAACGCTCGATCTGATCCCGATTCAATACCGTGCGCACAATGTGCCACATGGTATCGTTGTCCATGTGCGGCATGTTCAGCTTCCGCATACGGCCATGAACTCGAATCATGGGAATCGACCCAGTCGAAAGGTGTAGGTCTGAGGCTCCTTGGTCTACCGCAAACCTCAGCAATTCGTAGATGTTTAGCTTTTGCCCTGTCGCGACCTCAGTCACTTCTCATCCTCTTTCAGTTTTCAACACAATCCATCGGTCCGAAGGGCACGGCTGTGCCCTATAAAACTGTCAGCAAAATCAGTTCGACGATCCTTCGTCCTGCGGCAAGCCGTAGCCAACCCACGAGCCGTCCTGGATGTTGTACGTGACCTGATGACCGGCGCCACCACGCATCTGCTCCGTCGAAACAGCCGTAATCGTCACCGGAGGGGCGCCGACGATGCTGAAGCTCCACTGCAGGCGGGTTGCTTCCGAGATTTCCAGATACTTCTGCGTTTCGAGTTCTTCAACGGTGGCCGGCCAATCACCCTTGTCCTGGTAATACACCTGGGCAGCTTGCCAGATCGCGTTGATGGTCGTCTTTGCATCGGACGCACGGGCGCTCTTTACGTACTCGACGTAGATTGGCACCGAAATAGCGGCCAGAATTGCCACGATCACCACCACGATCAGGATCTCGATAAGGGTGAATCCTTTCTCGTTCGGTCTGCGATTGAACTTTGTGAGCATGGTCTCTCCTTTACTTTGGCTCTTGAGCTGTGCACCGTTGTGGTGCCTCTCGTCTCGGATCCCCAACGACATAACAAATTTGACGGACAAAAAGTTACGACGATGTGCGCACAATTTCAAGTGCTAAGTTCCTCGCACATCGAAGTTTCTACCAATTCTTCAATTTACAAGTGGCAACAACCGTTCCTCTATTTGTCCCGACTCCATCATCCTTAAAATCAGCAAAAACACCTGTCCATCCAAAAATGAGGTGTGCAAATCGTGCGACGACTGCACAAAATGCAGGCCGGATTTTTGCAGATTTCCCGGCCGCCCGCACTTTTCGGAAAAATGAGAGGCATTCGCCTCTTAATCCTATCTTAACTATCCAAATTATTTGAAACGAAGAGGCCGCGCTCCTATCTCCCCGAAGCACGGCCTGATACAATCCTAAAACTCCCCAAAGGGGCTCAAGAACTCAGTCTGCACCGCCCGGTCAGCACACACGTAGCTAATCCACCCGCCAACAGCGGCGCAATCAAGCCCAGAATCAGCACCGGATGCAAAGCAAACAGACTGAAACCTGTCAACGATTGCACCCAGGTTCCCGCTCCTGATAACAGATCATTCGACCACAACAAAATGGTTCGCCCATAAAACAACACCATTATCACCAGAGCCGCCGCAGACAAAACCAATTTGGCACGTTCCCACGCCACGGGCCACGCGGATACCGCAACAGAAGGAGCAGGCTCTATACGCAATAAGATGTCTCGCGTAAAATGGGGCGACGGCACCAGCCATGGCTGGCCGCGCAACGCCGAGTCCAGCCGCTGTGATACCTGTACGGTCTCGAGCAATTCGGGCTGCTCTGTCAGAAGCCTTTCGAACTCTGTTCGCTCCGCTCCGGTCAAGCCTCCATCCAGATAGTCCGGCAACCGGCGGTATGCGTCTTCGATTTTCATGCCGTTTCCTCCTTCGCCACTTCCCGTCCCAGAAGCTTATCTCGCAGCCATGCTTTTCCCCGGAACAGGTAACTCTTTACCGTACCCATCGGGACCTGCATGATGTCGCTGATTTCCTGATAGGAAAGGTCTTTCAAATAGTAAAGCGATATTGCCGTGCGGTAATGCTCCGGCATGTGCGTGAGCAGCGTCTGCACCCGCTCTTTCAGGATAACTTCTTCGGCGTACTCATTATCGCTCTCGGTCCGAAGTTGCGGCTGGGCCATGATCGAGGGGTCGTCAATCGCCACAAACTCGGATCGCCCCCGCGCCGTCTTCCCTTCGGCAATGCATAAATTGATGGTGATCCGGTAAATCCACGTCGAGAGCTTGCATTCTCCGCGAAACTGTGGAAGCCCCTTCCACACCCGCAGGAAGACCTCCTGAGCGATATCCTCCGCCGAGTCCGGCTTGCCCGTCATGCGCGCCGCAAGGTTCAACACCATGCCCTTGTAGAGATCTACCGTCTCCGCAAACGCCTGCGTGTCTCCCCGCCAAAGCCGCCACAGTAATTGTGCATCATCGGGCTGCATGAGCCTGTCTTCCTCGCTCCACCGGTAGGTATCTGCTGAATCAGACGGCAATCCGCCGGAATTGTTGCGCGCGGCCCCTTTGACCGCGCGCTGCAACAATATCGATTTCCCTCCACTCGTACTTATCAGGAGCCCTTATGAGGCCGGGTCGCCCGGTCAGGGCATCACTGAAAGCGCACAAACGACAGCTTTGGCACTATCCCTCGAAGGAGGTTCATATGCACGACCCTACAGGTATCGCGGAATTGGGAATGCTGACCGGTATGATTTCGATCGCCGGCACCCTCGCCGTTATCCTGATCATCGTTCTCGCACAAATCCGCAACCGGCGCGCCCGCGCGGAAATGCTGCACAAAGAACGCCTGCTTGC from bacterium encodes the following:
- the pilM gene encoding type IV pilus assembly protein PilM; the encoded protein is MIALKSSLRVGLDIGSHAIKMVLAEKGSHGKLRLVKAISRDIYAGQEKFDLDGPKKTLVVPLLLEMFQEAGVRPKRVAHLGSCIGGSNQAAKEIRTLQMAEEEMASSILQEARKHVPLDGSESVVDYQILGEDPKEADKVRVLVAATTKRMFDAHVDILRETELRPGVIDLEPLAAANTFIGHTELPDDGVIVFLNIGAKRTNLLILSRKDMFFSRDLPVGGYNFTEEVMKKLNVKFSEAEDIKKSQGITAGGLKAAESGGGGEMFALAEKSALDKLGDEINRSLRYYVKETGQSFVHRIEMVGGMAESREIAESLHEKFKIEVRAFDPFVNVEGSQDVRHRSQFAAAVGLAARAQGI
- a CDS encoding type IV pilus twitching motility protein PilT, giving the protein MTEVATGQKLNIYELLRFAVDQGASDLHLSTGSIPMIRVHGRMRKLNMPHMDNDTMWHIVRTVLNRDQIERFEEMKEIDFSAKLEQIARFRVNVFQQINGMGAVFRTIPSDIRTFEELGLPEALRDLAGRDRGLVLLTGPTGSGKTTTLATMIDWINEYKELHIITIEDPVEFFHDSKNCMMNQRELGANTHSFANALRAALREDPDVILVGEMRDLETISLALTAAETGHLVLATLHTSSAAKTIDRIIDIFPAAQKTQVRSMLAESLEAVVAQKLLPSKDGKGRVVAAEVMVATTAIRNLIREDKIYQIPSVIQAGGKSGMQSLDQDLMRLLHKGMISRETAAHVAENPKLFEVNLAD
- a CDS encoding prepilin-type N-terminal cleavage/methylation domain-containing protein yields the protein MLTKFNRRPNEKGFTLIEILIVVVIVAILAAISVPIYVEYVKSARASDAKTTINAIWQAAQVYYQDKGDWPATVEELETQKYLEISEATRLQWSFSIVGAPPVTITAVSTEQMRGGAGHQVTYNIQDGSWVGYGLPQDEGSSN
- a CDS encoding sigma-70 family RNA polymerase sigma factor; the protein is MLQRAVKGAARNNSGGLPSDSADTYRWSEEDRLMQPDDAQLLWRLWRGDTQAFAETVDLYKGMVLNLAARMTGKPDSAEDIAQEVFLRVWKGLPQFRGECKLSTWIYRITINLCIAEGKTARGRSEFVAIDDPSIMAQPQLRTESDNEYAEEVILKERVQTLLTHMPEHYRTAISLYYLKDLSYQEISDIMQVPMGTVKSYLFRGKAWLRDKLLGREVAKEETA